One window of Aspergillus oryzae RIB40 DNA, chromosome 3 genomic DNA carries:
- a CDS encoding aminotransferase-like domain-containing protein (aromatic amino acid aminotransferase and related proteins) — translation MSPPAALDNANGSPAAPLTVEGIPALRANSAPIPKGVAPATSSDMFKSPACYTKPKAKRWDHILSTEAKSRKVSTLKGAAKYLKNPGLISLGGGLPSPEYFPFEELDIKVPTPPGFTPEATRESGTVVHAGKSDIREGKSLYDLEVALNYGQATGAPQLLRYVTEHTELIHNPPYSDWQCCLNCGSTFGWDVALRLFCERGDYIMMEEYTFSSAQETALPQGLKVAPVKMDEEGLLPESLDEVLSNWDESARGARKPFVLYTIPTGQNPTGATQQAERRKAVYKVAQKHDVYIVEDEPYYFLQMQPYAGADGEPVPPPANHEEFIKSLIPSYLSLDTDGRVLRLESFSKVLAPGSRVGWAVGSEQIIERFTRTCETSSQNPSGISQLVLYKLLEEQWGHAGYLDWLINLRMSYTARRDSMMHACEKYLPRELAHWNPPAAGMFHWIEIDWRKHPRLSSGKTREEIEEEVFQAAVNNGVLISRGSWFKAQGASEEKLFFRATFAAASSDAIAEAISRFGTTLRQEFGLN, via the exons ATGAGCCCCCCGGCCGCTTTGGATAATGCGAATGGCTCTCCCGCGGCCCCTCTGACCGTGGAGGGTATTCCTGCCCTGAGGGCCAACAGCGCCCCAATTCCCAAGGGTGTTGCACCTGCGACGAGTAGTGATATGTTCAAAAGCCCG GCATGTTATACGAAGCCCAAAGCTAAACGCTGGGATC ACATTCTCTCCACCGAAGCTAAATCTCGGAAG GTATCCACATTGAAGGGTGCCGCGAAATACTTGAAGAACCCAG GCCTCATATCTCTGGGTGGTGGACTGCCCTCTCCTGAATACTTTCCTTTCGAGGAGCTTGATATCAAGGTCCCCACTCCACCAGGATTTACGCCCGAAGCTACTCGCGAGTCTGGAACCGTTGTACACGCCGGCAAGAGTGATATTCGGGAAGGAAAGAGTCTATATG atcttgaggTTGCTCTTAATTACGGTCAAGCCACGGGTGCTCCCCAACTGCTGAGATACGTCACAGAGCACACAGAG CTCATCCACAACCCCCCATACTCGGACTGGCAATGTTGTCTGAACTGTGGTAGCACCTTCGGATGGGATGTGGCACTCAGACTCTTTTGCGAACGGGGCGATTATATCATGATGGAAGAATATACCTTCTCTAGCGCACAGGAAACGGCCCTCCCCCAGGGCTTGAAGGTGGCACCTGTTAAGATGGACGAAGAGGGCCTTTTGCCCGAGTCCCTTGACGAGGTCCTGAGTAACTGGGATGAAAGCGCTCGGGGTGCTCGCAAGCCCTTCGTTCTCTACACTATCCCTACAGGACAGAACCCTACGGGCGCTACCCAACAGGCGGAGAGACGCAAGGCAGTCTACAAGGTTGCCCAGAAGCACGACGTTTATATTGTGGAGGACGAACCCTATTACTTCTTGCAGATGCAGCCATACGCTGGAGCTGATGGCGAGCCCGTTCCACCGCCCGCCAACCACGAAGAATTTATCAAGTCTCTTATCCCTTCCTACCTGAGCCTTGACACTGATGGTCGTGTGCTTCGGCTGGAATCTTTCTCTAAGGTTCTTGCTCCTGGCTCCCGGGTTGGCTGGGCTGTCGGATCCGAGCAAATCATCGAACGCTTCACCAGAACCTGCGAGACTAGTTCTCAGAACCCAAGCGGCATCTCGCAGCTTGTGCTTTATAAGCTCTTGGAGGAGCAATGGGGCCACGCTGGATACCTAGACTGGCTGATCAACCTTCGTATGTCTTACACGGCGCGCAGAGACTCCATGATGCATGCGTGTGAGAAGTATCTCCCCCGAGAACTTGCCCATTGGAACCCCCCTGCAGCAGGGATGTTT CATTGGATCGAAATCGACTGGCGGAAGCACCCGAGACTTTCGTCTGGCAAGACACGcgaagaaatcgaggaggAAGTTTTCCAGGCCGCAGTTAACAACGGCGTGCTGATCTCTCGTGGCAGCTGGTTCAAGGCTCAAGGCGCGAGCGAGGAGAAGTTGTTCTTCCGTGCTACATTTGCTGCCGCTAGCTCCGATGCTATTGCTGAAGCAATTTCCCGTTTCGGTACAACTCTGAGACAAGAGTTTGGTCTGAACTGA